The segment tattatattatattatattatattatattatattatattatattatattatattatattatattatattatattatattatattatattatattatattatattatattatattatattatattcaatatatatataatgtattgaatatatatatactatatgttttcatatatatatattaaaagaaaatgatatactaaaactatactaaaagaatagaagaaaggatttcatcagaatgctagaaatgaaaaggaatggtaataaaatcttgtgactgaccagaggcccaacacagctggacctgtgcttggtcatcaagtagaaacaaCTCACACAGACCAATCaaaggtgcacctgttgcattccacagcagcagataattattgtttttcttttcctgtgaggcttctcagcttctcaggagaaaaatcctgtcaaaagaatttttcataaaatatgtctgtgacaagtgacccccacaggctgggggcactggcactgggctgggcagagcagtgcCCTGCTGATGCTTAGAGAGATGTTTTACTCCTCCCTCTGTGCAGTTCTACACGACAACCAGCTGACTCACACTGACCTCAAGCCAGAAAACATCCTGTTTGTCAACTCGGATTTTGACACTCTGTACAACGAGAACAAGGTGGGTTctgtcccagggagcactggctgcACAGGAACAGGCTGCCTTTATCCCTCCCTGCAGAAATTGGATCTTCCCTGCTCTGTCCCGGTCCTCAGAGCCTGGGAAGTGGCACCAAGGTGGAAGGCAGAGCTCTTCTTCCTGCTGTGCCTTCCAAAAGCCTTAAGGCTGCCCAGAGTGTGCAGGGATTTTCCATAATGCTGCTCTGGGGATCCTCAGAGCTTGGAGCtccacagctccatccctgtgaGGAGGCACAGACCAGCACTTTGGGGCTCCTCAGAGCtccacagctccatccctgtgaGGAGGTGCAGAGCAGAGCTCCTGGGGTTCCTCAGAGCTCCACAGTTCCATCCCTCTGAGGAGGTGCAGAGGATCACTCTGGGGGCTCCTCAGAGCTCCATCCCTGTGAGGAGGTGCAGAGCAGCACTTTGGGGTTCCTCAGAGCTCCACAGCTCCATCTCTGTGAGGAGGTGCAGAGCAGCACTCCTGGGGCTCCTCAGAGCTCCATCCCTGTGAGGAAAGAGCTCTGGAGGAAGTGCAGACCAGCAGTTTGGGGCTTCTCagagctcagagctccatccctgTGAGGAGATGTAGACCAGAACTCCTGGTGCTCCTCAGAGCTCCTCTCACAGCTGCATCCCTGTGAGGAGGCACAGACCAGAGCTCCTGGGGTTCCTCAGAGCCTGGCGATCCATCCCTGTGAGGAGGCACAGACCAGCACTTTGGGGTTCCTCAGAGCTCCACAGCTCCATctctgtgaggagctgcagaggatcAGTCCAGGTGCTCTTCAGAGCTCTATCCCTGTGAGGAGATGCAGAGCAGCATTTTGGGGGCTTCTCAGAGCtccacagctccatccctgtgGGGAGGCACAGCCCACACTCCTGGatctcctctcccagctccatccctgcgaggaggcacagcccagcccctggagctcctctcccagctccatccctgcgaggaggcacagcccagcccctggagctcctctcccagctctcTCCCTGCGAGGAGGCACAGCCCACACTCCTGGagctcctgtcccagctctctcCCTGCGAGGAGGCACAGCCCACACTCCTGGagctcctgtcccagctccatccctgtggggaggcacagcccacactcctggagctcctctcccagttccatccctgaggggaggcacagcccagcccctggagctcctctccctgcgaggaggcacagcccagcccctggagctcctgtcccagctccatccctgtggggaggcacagcccagcccctggagctcctctcccagctccatccctgcaaggaggctcagcccagcccctggagctcctctcccagctccatccctgtggggaggcacagcccagcccctggagctcctctcccagctccatccctgcaaggaggcacagcccagcccctggagctcctctcccagctccatccctgcaaggaggcacagcccagcccctggagctcctctccctgcgaggaggcacagcccagcccctggagctcctctcccagttccatccctgaggggaggcacagcccagcccctggagctcctctcccagctccatccctgtgaggaggcacagcccagcccctggagctcctgtcccagctccatccctgtggGGAGGCACAGCCCACACTCCTGGatctcctctcccagctccatccctgcgaggaggcacagcccagcccctggagctcctgtcccagcccatcCTTGTGCTTTTCCTGCAGAGCTGTGAGCAGAAGTCCATCCGGAACACGAGCATCCGCGTGGCCGACTTCGGCAGCGCCACCTTCGACCACGAGCACCACACCACCATCGTGGCCACGCGGCACTACCGGCCCCCAGAAGTGATCCTGGGTGAGAGCTGCACCTTCTGGGCATGGGGAACCAGCCTAGGAACGCTCCAGCTCTTGGGCAGATCATTTCTAGTGTGGAATTTCCAGTGTCTAGGTCTTGTGGGTAATTTCAGTGTGGAATCCCTGTGGTTTCACCAAGGAGGAATGTGGTGGGGGTTGTtgggtgtggtggtgttcacaggggtcccaggatgagggaagagatgggaatcttgactccatgtttcagaaggctgatttattattttatgataaattaaaataaaatgatatattaaaactatgctaaaagaaaggattttatcagaaggcttgaaaggaatagaaaaataatggaatgataataaaatcttgtgactgactggagagtctgagacagccagACTGTgagtggccattaattataaacaacctcatgagaccaatcacagatccacctgttgcattccacagcagcagataatcattgtttacattttgtttctgaggcctctcagcttctcaggaggaaaaatcctaacaaaaggatttttcatagaatATGTCCATGACAGCTGGGAGCACAGAGTTAATTTGGTTTTCtttgcagagctgggctgggcacagccctgtgaTGTCTGGAGCACTGGCTGCATTCTGTTTGAGTATTACCGTGGCTTCACGCTCTTCCAGGTAGGATTCTCGTTCCCTGAGAACCCTTTGTGTCCAGAAGGGCTCGGGATTAGGTGAAGGGGAGGGAAACACAGATCAAGCACTGAAAATGAGAGGCTGAGTGTGAAAATGAGGCCTGGAAAAGGGCTGGTTTGAGGAGTGCCTTGCTGGAAGGACAGAGTTGGGATCACTTCTGGGTTTTGGTTATGTCTGTTCTCTGAAGAAAGGGAAAAGCAAAACGTGAAAAGTTGGATAGGACCTGGTGGAATCctttctccctgtccctgcagaggtgACAAACCTTTTGTCACCAGCTCCCCGAGCTCTGATCCACCACTGCTGTGCTCCTTTGCAGACCCACGAGAACCGAGAGCACCTTGTCATGATGGAGAAGATCCTGGGGCCGCTCCCATCCCACATGGTCCACAAAACTCGGTAAGAGCCTggtcctgagcccagccaggcaccaccacctgcagggagggagagctcCTGCCTGACCCCACCTTTCCCATGCAGGAAGCAGAAATACTTCCACAATGGCAGCCTGGTGTGGGATGAGAACACGTCCGACGGCAGATACGTCCAGGAGAACTGCAAACCCCTGCGGGTGGGTGCTGttcccctccctccctggggcagggctggggctcagggctgcAATTCCCTTTGGGACTGCTTGGCAGGGAGCCCCAGCTCTCATCTGCAGGGAGCCTGCTCTGGATAGGGCAGGATGGGGATCAGGGAAAGGGGAATGATGTGTTTGGGGTGGGAggctgccctggcccagggttCCTGAGTCACTGCGGGCATCAGGGCAGTGTTTGCTGTGTTTGGGATGGGAAGCAGCCTTGGCCCCAGGGTTGGGGATGCTGTATTTGGGATGGGATGCTGTATTTGGGATGGGAGGCTGCCCTGGGGGATGCTGTATTTGGGATGGGAGGCTGCCCTGGGGGATGCTGTATTTGGGATGGGAGGCTGCCCTGGGGGATGCTGTATTTGGGATGGGAGGCTGCCCTGGGGGATGCTGTATTTGGGATGGGAGGCTGCCCTGGGGGATGCTGTATTTGGGATGGGAAGCAGTCCAGGGGGATGCTGTATTTGGGATGGGATGCTGTATTTGGGATGGGAGGCAGCCCTAGTCCAGGGTTCCTGAGTCCCTGTGGGTATCAGGGCAGTGGGGGATGCTGTGTTTGGGATGGGAAGTGCTGGGGGATGCTGTACTTAGGATAGGAAGCAGCCTTGGCTCTAGAGTTCCTGAGTCCTGAATATTAGGGCAATGGGGGATGCTGTATTTGGGATGGGATGCTGTATTTGGGATGGGAAGCAGTCCAGGGGGATGCTGTATTTGGGATGGGAGGCTGTATTTGGGATGGGATGCTGTATTTGGGGTGGGAGGCTGTATTTGGGGTGGGATGCTATATTTGGGGTGGGAGGCTGTATTTGGGGTGGGAGGCTGTATTTGGGATGGGAGGCTGTATTTGGGATGGGAGGCTGCCCTGGGGGATGCTGTATTTGGGATGGGAGGCTGTATTTGGGGTGGGAGGCTGTATTTGGGGTGGGAtgctggatttgggatgggatgcTATATTTGGGATGGGATGCTGTATTTGAGGTGGGAGGCTGCCCTGGGGGATGCTGTATTTGGGGTGGGATGCTACATTTGGGATGGGATGCTGTACTTGGGATGGGAAGCAGTCCAGGGGGATGCTGTATTTGGGATGGGATGCTGTATTTGGGATGGGAAGCAGTCCAGGGGGATGCTGTATTTGGGGTGGGATGCTGTATTTGGGGTGGGAGGCTGTATTTGGGGTGGGAGGCTGTATTTGGGATGGGAGGCTGTATTTGGGATGGGATGCTATATTTGGGGTGGGAGGCTGTATTTGGGATGGGAGGCTGTATTTGGGGTGGGGTGCTGTATTTGGGATGGGAGGCTGCCCTGGGGGATGCTGTATTTGGGGTgggaggctgccctgcccaggcaggggctgagcccgtgtccctgtccctttcagaCCTACATGCTGCACGACTCCCTGGAGCACGCTCAGCTCTTTGACCTGATGAGGAGGATGCTGGAATTCGACCCCTCCAAGAGGATCACGTTCTCCGAGGCCCTCCTGCACCCTTTCTTTGCCGGGCTCTCGGCAGAGGAGCGGATGCTGTGCGGGCGCGGCGCCAGCCGGGACCTGAGCAGATGACGGCCGGGATCCTTCGGGGTGGATCCCTTGGGGTGGATCCTACAAGATGGATCCCTCAGGATGGATCCTACAAGATGGATCCCACGGGATGGACCCCACAAGATGGAGCCCACCGGCCTCTGCAGCTCAGCCCCGCTCCCCTCCCCGAGTCcgcaggggctgaggcactgccacAAGGACCCTGGGAGGAGAGGGGGAAGGAAAGCTCTGTTGGAAAGCACAGATTTGTCTATTTATATGTTGTAAAGTTAAAATAAAGTGTTTCTTATTGTTTGATACTTCCCTGGTAGGTGGGTGTAGGGTTGTGTTGCCTCTTGTGCAAAGGAAGAGGGAGATGGAGAAAATTCACCTGGAATCAGTGAGGAGGAGTGGCCCGGTGCCTGCTGTGGCAGCAGAAGGTTCTAGAAGGAGAGCAGACAAATAAACAGCTGCACACAATAGCACACATGAAGAGTTGCACTTTATTTCAGGGCATGGTCCCCCGCAGTGGCAGGAATTGGTCGTTACAAACATCAGGTCACAAATGGGGTCACCAAGCAGTGCCAGGGTGCAGTGATCGGCACCTGTCACCAGAGCgggcccagagcagctccaggggcagctgctggggctgggaaccatcccaAACACAGCCACAACAACACTGCTCCCTCCTGGAATGAACCCTGGCACCAGGGGCATGGTGATGGGGacacccagagctgtgctgggactctgAGTGCTCCAGAAGAGCTGGTACCTCACATTCCAGATGTGTGAAGCCAAGAAACAGCTGCAGTGAGGGGAAGTACAGCCAAATACCCAAATCTAGCAGGCAGTGAGCACACCCCACATTCCTTACACCAGGGGCTGAACCCCCCTGTTGTGCAACACTGTTCACTTCATTTTTATATTCAAGGTGGGGCAGCATTTCAAGGCTGGCAAGAACCAGGGCCTTGGTGcttcccagagctccatccctgcaaaaccaccagcacctgccccagtgccttccagcagggcagctgcagcctggactagccctgccctgcccctgctccgtGTGTACAAGCTACAGTTCAACAGCCAAACCCAGAAAGGGCAGGAAAAACCTGCAGAAAGCAGAAATTGAAACAGCAAGTCTCCTACTGAGTGTCTTGAGCAAAGAGAGTGAAAGGAAGGGGACTAAAGCTAACACTGACTACAGCAACAACCTTTCTTtaacctgctgctgctcctgggtgaAGATCCAAGGAAAcagccaaaaaaaccaaaaaaggcaGAGGGAAACCTTGTGTTTGTGCTGTGAGTGCCCAGCACACTGCTGTCCTGGCCCAGTCAGAAGCACAGCCTGGCGGGTGCTGAAGCGTGGGGCACCCCTGTGCCCAGGATGGAGGGCAGAGCCCCCCAGACCAGCAgtgccccagagcagctgaggggaaccagggctgcccagccagggcacagcccctggtccTGCTGAGGTAGATATGGCAACGTGCAGGGGCCAGGCCTCGGGGTGAGCCAAGGCTCAGCAGCCTCCTGGGCCCTCCACACTCCCAGGCCAGACCCTGTAATTCCTTCTTTCCAAGCAGGGAAAGctctttcctcctcctctggcagccctggctgggttcTAACAGAGGAAAGGAAAGATGAGTGCCTGACTAAAGCCCCAGCTCGGGGCACAAGTGGGGCTGGTCAGTGAGACTGGACCACACTGGgctggtgccactctgggctGGTCCCTGTGCTTCAGCCTCCCAAGGGatccagctcccctggacagaggcagcacccagagctctccctggtgccagagcagggctgggtgaggcGGAGGAGTCCTGGGGATGGGTGAAGTgtgagaggagcagcagagctccagccctgcccacgtTCCCAGCTCCCTGgctcagctctggggacacacagagccagcagggtgggtgggtggggcCCAAGCTGATTGCCTGGTGGCTCCTCAGCTCATCCCTGCACCCAGGACAATGAAAGGAACACAGGAAAGGATAACTCAATGTTTCTGGCCAGGCACGGGACAGCAGAGCAGATTTCTGATGGGAATCCCACccaggagcacagcagctcccaccacaCCCTCTCCTGCCAGCAGACAGGAGCCAAACCCCTCCTCAGGCCAAGCCCACCCCACACACAGGCTTTGATTCCAAGGGGAATGAACAGATCCATGAGCTACTTCCCAAACCATCCCCAGTGTAGCAGGGATGCTGGAAGGACAGGGGAGCTTACCCTGAACCTCAtctgcagcacccagcacccaacagccccagagcaaccctgccctgccctgctgcactcccccagccctggagcagccacTTGCTGGGCCAGCACGGAGAAAGAACCAAAGAAAACAACCCCAAAGCCCACCAGGATGCTGGAAAAGCTCTTTTCCATACCAGGCCTCCACCCCACAGAGCTGGGCTTCGGCCACGAAGCAAACAAAGAGAAGCCAACAGTACAGAAGCAGGAAGGCCGAGCTGAGGAAGGACATCAGTGCTCCCAGAGCAGCCTCTGGCTCTCCAAAGCTCTCCAAACAGGGAAAAGCCCTCtctgtgaggggctggatgggctgggaaggagagggagatACAACTGCCTTCCAGAACACCAAACAGTGATGGGGCAGTGGAACCAACATGGGAACCAAACGAGATTTTCCCTCGACACAAGGGATTTCTACACAATCAAGGGGTGCTGTTCCCACCGGGATGTCCTTGCTGGGCATAGTCAACCAGAAGGACCTGAAACACATCTGAAAGCTCCAAACCAGCCTTATTTGTACCAtgtgccagccagggctgggcagcagcaggggacAGCCACCATGGTCCTGCACACTCCTCCATCCCACAGCAGGAAAGAATGAAAACAGCTTTGCAGGAACAATtcccttccttctcttcctccttttttttttgtttgttgggtttttttttcatttcattttacgattattccattttttttctttttaaacacacaGCATTTCTTCCAGAAGGCAAACCCCTCCAGAACttcacatccttttttttttttttttttttttcttttctgttgtgtttgttttctttaagGCGTCACCAGAGTCGACCCAGCCGGgatccagctcagcacagcttggCTTTCACAGAgctcctcctctctctcccttcaCAGCCAGGGGGGGGCTGCATGAGCTCTAGGTAGAGTGCAGGGGGATGACAAATTTGCAGCCAAAGGGGGAGTGGTAGTTGATGCCCACCTCCTGGAAGACCTTCTGGGGAATGCCAATGTCACAGAGGTAGACGCGGCCGGCGCGCTCGcccagcggcagcggcagccccAGCGCCAGCGACCACTTGGCATCGATGCCCAGCTCCATCTCGCTGATGGGGGGGTCTATGCTCAGCACGGGGGCACGGTTCTGGTTGGCCCAGTCCACCACTGCTTTGTACCAAGGCTGGTCTCTCAGAAAGGCATTCTCGTGACAATCCAGGCAGTTGATCACTAAGTCAACCGGGGTGTCTGGGAGGTCTGCAAGAAACACGGACACGGCTGAGAATCGGCGGCACCGGCTGCAGCTTTGGGGTTTGGCTTCCACTCTTGCTGCACAGCCTGGCCTCACCTGCTGGTACTGCCATCCTTCCCCCACAGACCCATCCTGAACCCCAGCCTGGCAGGTACTATACCCAATGACCAG is part of the Melospiza melodia melodia isolate bMelMel2 chromosome 15, bMelMel2.pri, whole genome shotgun sequence genome and harbors:
- the CLK3 gene encoding dual specificity protein kinase CLK3 isoform X2, whose translation is MSDWFNFHGHMCIAFELLGKNTFEFLKENNFQPYPLPQIRHMAYQLCHALRFLHDNQLTHTDLKPENILFVNSDFDTLYNENKSCEQKSIRNTSIRVADFGSATFDHEHHTTIVATRHYRPPEVILELGWAQPCDVWSTGCILFEYYRGFTLFQTHENREHLVMMEKILGPLPSHMVHKTRKQKYFHNGSLVWDENTSDGRYVQENCKPLRTYMLHDSLEHAQLFDLMRRMLEFDPSKRITFSEALLHPFFAGLSAEERMLCGRGASRDLSR